The DNA segment TGCTTGTCGTGATCGGTGACAAAATACGGTGAGAGCCAACCGTTATCCCACTGGAGACCTTCGACCACATCCAACTCGATGGTCAATCCCTGGGATTCTTCAACTGTGATGACTCCGTTATCGCCGACTTTTTCCACGGCCTCAGCCAGGATTGCTCCGATGGCATCGTCATTGTTGGCTGAAATTGCGCCGACCTGGGCTATTTCGGAGCTTTTTTTCACGGGCTTGGTCAATTTTTCCAATTCCGCGACAACATGCTCGACAGCCATGTCAATACCGCGTTTGATAGACATGGGGTTACGACCGGCGGCCAGCAGTTTGACACCTTCATTGAAGATGGACTGGGCCAGAATAGTCGCAGTGGTGGTTCCGTCTCCGGCGATTTCGTTGGTCTTTGATGCGACCTGCTTGACCATCTGGGCGCCCATGTTTTCGAGCTTGTCTTCCAGGTCAATCTTTTCAGCGACGGTGACGCCGTCCTTGGTTACCTGGGGAGCGCCCCAGGTCTTTTCCAACATGACGTTACGTCCCTTGGGTCCCAAGGTTACCTTGACGGCATTGGCCAGAGTGTTAACGCCTTTCTGCATGCCTTCACGGGCGACTGCTTTGTAATCGATTGCTTTTGCCATTGTCTGTAAGTCCTATGAAGTCAGGTTGTAAGGATTAAGCGAACACGCCCAGAATGTCATCTTCACGCATGATGATCAGCTCTTCTCCGTCCATGGAGAACTCGCTGCCTGCGTATTTGGCAAACAGGACGGTATCTCCGGCCTTGACGGTCTGGCACTCGGGGCCGGCTGCCAAGACTTCTCCACCCTGCGGTTTTTCCTTGGCGGAATCCGGGATGTAGATGCCTCCGGCGGTCTTTTCCTCTTCTTCCTTCCTCTTGACGATGACGCGGTCGTTCAACGGTTTCAAAGCCATCTGATATCTCCTTTATGATGAAAATAGTACCGCCCTGAGGCGGCGCATTCGTGTTGACTGCGCACAGAGATAAGACCCTGGTATCGTGTGTCAACACTCCTGTGCAATATTTTTCCACTGACGTCACAGAGGCCGGCTTGTCATATATGGCGAAGACCTGTAACAAAGAGAGCATGAAGAAAGATAATTTCGAGATGGTGGAGGAGGAAAAATAATGCAACCCGGACAGCAGCGGTTGGTGGTGGTTTCAAACCGGCTTCCCGCCGCAATCAAAAGGGATGGTGACGGCTGGACAGTCAAGGCAGGGGCCGGAGGGCTCGTCACGGCACTGGCTCCGGTTCTCAAGAACAGGGGAGGGGTCTGGATAGGTTGGGCAGGGAATTCGGACCCGGAAATGGATGTTGATTCGCTGTTGGAAGATTTTTCTTCGAGTGCCGGTTATGACCTGTACACCGTGCCCCTGACAAAAAAGGAAGTGGATGGGTATTACTTTGGTTTTTCCAACGAGATCATCTGGCCCCTGTTTCATGATCTTCAGACTCGGTGCCGATTTCACCCGATGTATTGGCGGATGTTTTTGGATGTGAATTTCAAGTTTGCCGAATTGGTGGCGCGTAAAACGACCTCTGATGATTATATATGGATTCAGGACTATCATCTCATGCATCAGGCTTTTTTCCTGAAATCCATGGGGGTCAAAAGGAATCTGGGTTTTTTCCTGCATATTCCGTTTCCCACTCCGGATATCTTTATGAAGTTGCCGTGGCGGTGGAAGGTTATTCAGGCTCTGACAGAATTCGATCTGGTAGGGTTTCAAACCATGCAGGACAGAAAAAATTTCACTGAATGCCTGCGGCGTCTTATGCCTGAGACACGTGTTGTCGGTCGTGGAGCCGTGGTTTCAGTAGATATGGGGAATCGACAATTTCGTTTGGGGGCTTTCCCTATATCGATAGATTTCAATCAGTTTTCAGAGCTGGCGGAACAGCCGGAAGTCGTCGAAGAATCTTTCAAGATCAAGGAGGCTTTGCGGCATCGCAAGATAATTCTCGGTGTTGACCGTCTTGATTATACCAAAGGCATTCCTGAGCGTATCCGTTCCATCCAGACATTGCTTCGCCGTTATCCCGAGTTGATAGGACGGATCAATTTTGTCCAGATAGCCGTACCCAGTCGCGAGGAAGTGGATGAATACAAGGAACTCCGCATTGAAATCGAACAACTGGTGGGGCGAGTCAACGGGGAATTCTCTTTTCCCGGTTGGGTGCCGGTACACTATCATTACAAGAGTTTTCCCCCGGAAGAGCTTGTCGCTTATTACAGTGCGGCGGATATAGCGCTGGTCACTCCCTTGCGTGATGGAATGAATCTGGTCGCCAAGGAGTATTGCGCCTGCAATGTCAATGAAGATGGTGTTCTTGTCCTGAGTGAATTTGCCGGGGCTGCCGCACAGCTCCAGAAAGACGCCTATCTGGTCAACCCGTATGATATGGAAGGTATTGCCAAGGCTCTTAATCGGGCTTTTCACTGGGACAAGGAAGAACGGCGCGGGCATATGGCCAATCTGCGGGATAATATTCGCAAGAACAATATCTACTGGTGGGTTGATTCCTTTCTGAATGCGGGGATAGCCAAGTCTTTGGGTGATTTTCCGGAAGTGGACACCCTTCAGTTTGAGCGCGGGTAATGGGGAGCCGGATTTGAAGAGTTTCGGGTTTTGCTATAGTCTTGTCTCATGCTTGTGCTCAAATGTGCGGCGTGCCGTCGCAAACTCTGGAAGTATTACAAGAAAGGGCAGGGAGAGGTGCACCGTTGCCACAAAGATCGCATTCACAAGGTTTTTACCTTGATAGAAAGGGATGGGAAGGTGTTCTGTTCCTGCGGGAAGGCCGTGGGGATTGACCGTGGCCTTTTTTACACAATGGACAAAAAGGCGTTCACATACAAGGGAACCAAGACAAACAGTTAGGCGTTTTCCTGTTTGTCATAGAAAGCAAAATTGTTCTTTCCTTTCCGTTTGACCTGATACATGGCCTTGTCTGCCGCGTCCATGATCGACT comes from the Pseudodesulfovibrio piezophilus C1TLV30 genome and includes:
- a CDS encoding co-chaperone GroES, whose product is MALKPLNDRVIVKRKEEEEKTAGGIYIPDSAKEKPQGGEVLAAGPECQTVKAGDTVLFAKYAGSEFSMDGEELIIMREDDILGVFA
- a CDS encoding alpha,alpha-trehalose-phosphate synthase (UDP-forming), which codes for MQPGQQRLVVVSNRLPAAIKRDGDGWTVKAGAGGLVTALAPVLKNRGGVWIGWAGNSDPEMDVDSLLEDFSSSAGYDLYTVPLTKKEVDGYYFGFSNEIIWPLFHDLQTRCRFHPMYWRMFLDVNFKFAELVARKTTSDDYIWIQDYHLMHQAFFLKSMGVKRNLGFFLHIPFPTPDIFMKLPWRWKVIQALTEFDLVGFQTMQDRKNFTECLRRLMPETRVVGRGAVVSVDMGNRQFRLGAFPISIDFNQFSELAEQPEVVEESFKIKEALRHRKIILGVDRLDYTKGIPERIRSIQTLLRRYPELIGRINFVQIAVPSREEVDEYKELRIEIEQLVGRVNGEFSFPGWVPVHYHYKSFPPEELVAYYSAADIALVTPLRDGMNLVAKEYCACNVNEDGVLVLSEFAGAAAQLQKDAYLVNPYDMEGIAKALNRAFHWDKEERRGHMANLRDNIRKNNIYWWVDSFLNAGIAKSLGDFPEVDTLQFERG